The following proteins are co-located in the Phyllostomus discolor isolate MPI-MPIP mPhyDis1 chromosome 1, mPhyDis1.pri.v3, whole genome shotgun sequence genome:
- the CMTM5 gene encoding CKLF-like MARVEL transmembrane domain-containing protein 5 isoform X1, with the protein MLSALDRRDRPLEEGSAAGLQGFAVDKTFLSSLKGILLETELALTFIIFICFTASISAYMAAALLEFFITLAFLFLYATQYYQRFDRLNWPCLDFLRCVSAIIIFLVVSFAAVTSRDGAAIAAFVFGIILVSVFAYDAFKIYRTDIVPRATQDLQR; encoded by the exons ATGCTCAGTGCTCTGGATCGCCGGGACCGGCCTCTTGAAGAGGGGTCAGCTGCAGGGCTCCAGGGCTTTGCTGTGGACAAgaccttcctctcttccctgaaaGGCATCCTGCTGGAAACTGAGCTG GCCCTGACCTTCATCATCTTCATCTGTTTCACCGCCTCCATCTCCGCCTACATGGCCGCGGCACTGCTCGAGTTCTTTATCACCCtcgccttcctcttcctctatgCGACGCAGTACTACCAGCGTTTTGATCGGCTGAACTGGCCCTGCCTG GACTTCCTCCGCTGTGTCAGCGCCATCATCATCTTCCTAGTAGTCTCCTTTGCAGCTGTGACCTCCCGAGATGGAGCTGCCATTGCTGCTTTT GTTTTTGGCATCATCCTGGTTTCCGTCTTTGCCTATGATGCCTTCAAGATTTACCGAACTGACAttgtgcccagggccacccagg atctGCAGAGATGA
- the CMTM5 gene encoding CKLF-like MARVEL transmembrane domain-containing protein 5 isoform X2, translating to MLSALDRRDRPLEEGSAAGLQGFAVDKTFLSSLKGILLETELDFLRCVSAIIIFLVVSFAAVTSRDGAAIAAFVFGIILVSVFAYDAFKIYRTDIVPRATQGDQQ from the exons ATGCTCAGTGCTCTGGATCGCCGGGACCGGCCTCTTGAAGAGGGGTCAGCTGCAGGGCTCCAGGGCTTTGCTGTGGACAAgaccttcctctcttccctgaaaGGCATCCTGCTGGAAACTGAGCTG GACTTCCTCCGCTGTGTCAGCGCCATCATCATCTTCCTAGTAGTCTCCTTTGCAGCTGTGACCTCCCGAGATGGAGCTGCCATTGCTGCTTTT GTTTTTGGCATCATCCTGGTTTCCGTCTTTGCCTATGATGCCTTCAAGATTTACCGAACTGACAttgtgcccagggccacccagg gggaccaacagtga
- the CMTM5 gene encoding CKLF-like MARVEL transmembrane domain-containing protein 5 isoform X3 yields MLSALDRRDRPLEEGSAAGLQGFAVDKTFLSSLKGILLETELALTFIIFICFTASISAYMAAALLEFFITLAFLFLYATQYYQRFDRLNWPCLDFLRCVSAIIIFLVVSFAAVTSRDGAAIAAFVFGIILVSVFAYDAFKIYRTDIVPRATQGDQQ; encoded by the exons ATGCTCAGTGCTCTGGATCGCCGGGACCGGCCTCTTGAAGAGGGGTCAGCTGCAGGGCTCCAGGGCTTTGCTGTGGACAAgaccttcctctcttccctgaaaGGCATCCTGCTGGAAACTGAGCTG GCCCTGACCTTCATCATCTTCATCTGTTTCACCGCCTCCATCTCCGCCTACATGGCCGCGGCACTGCTCGAGTTCTTTATCACCCtcgccttcctcttcctctatgCGACGCAGTACTACCAGCGTTTTGATCGGCTGAACTGGCCCTGCCTG GACTTCCTCCGCTGTGTCAGCGCCATCATCATCTTCCTAGTAGTCTCCTTTGCAGCTGTGACCTCCCGAGATGGAGCTGCCATTGCTGCTTTT GTTTTTGGCATCATCCTGGTTTCCGTCTTTGCCTATGATGCCTTCAAGATTTACCGAACTGACAttgtgcccagggccacccagg gggaccaacagtga
- the IL25 gene encoding interleukin-25, with product MYQVVAFLAVVMGAHALNLRLQKDCILWPNCFPSQGQDPTEELLKLDSVLMPPPEAGSLAHHPVSCRASEDGPLNSRSISPWRYELDRDLNRLPQDLYHARCLCPHCVSLQTGSHMDPLGNSVLLYHNQTVFYRRPCPGERGTSDGYCLERRLYRVSLACVCVRPRVMA from the exons ATGTACCAG GTGGTTGCCTTCTTAGCAGTAGTCATGGGAGCCCACGCTCTCAATCTACGGCTTCAGAAAGACTGCATCCTCTGGCCCAACTGCTTCCCCAGCCAAGGACAGGACCCCACTGAAGAGCTGCTGAAGTTGGACTCAGTGCTCATGCCTCCTCCAGAGGCTGGCAGCCTTGCCCACCACCCAGTATCCTGCAGGGCCAGCGAAGATGGACCCCTCAACAGCAGGTCCATCTCCCCCTGGAGATATGA GTTGGACAGGGACTTGAACCGGCTCCCCCAGGACCTGTACCACGCCCGTTGCCTGTGTCCACACTGCGTCAGCCTACAGACAGGCTCCCACATGGACCCCCTGGGCAACTCGGTGCTGCTCTACCACAACCAGACCGTCTTCTATCGCCGGCCATGCCCCGGAGAGCGGGGCACAAGTGATGGCTACTGCCTGGAACGCAGGCTCTACCGTGTCTCCTTGGCTTGTGTGTGCGTGCGGCCTCGTGTGATGGCTTAG